A stretch of Rhododendron vialii isolate Sample 1 chromosome 4a, ASM3025357v1 DNA encodes these proteins:
- the LOC131323901 gene encoding uncharacterized protein LOC131323901: MGNDNTKWKNAKFKERDDQLLDHVLSWSLEDISNEGLFKNKPVEMEFRLVSLLNFSDSMVVFDVIMESYKMNYSDVKGDHFGSYMRGTGRVYTPFIGLLILISCNELTVSVERIPESFQSVQEYLESFVFPLLEEIRAELCSALEAASSSPCAQVLSMKETPDAALFYDVKVGSWRNRQSHPGKEPYRSLPGDMLLFTEAKPESASDLQRSGRAWALASITKISGDDKADDITAANFKVKVPNGLGIKDWTCKFSSVIFLMNITSNKRIWNALHMSGNMEVIQKLLCYKAMVRNLESFIAEEPCNLCPMEKNQISEENLCLSSELNVSQYKAIVSSICKIQCNHTSAVELIWGPPGTGKTRTLSMLLWTLMQLKCRTLTCAPTNTGIQAVASHTLKVMRESVEEGSGREALVFSAADILLFGNKEKLKVTPDVEEVFLDYRAEKLAECFGPVTGWKPCLTSLIEFLESCVSQYEVLCDNQSVNGRRSNVIDDWIVESVSFLQFLREKFRSSALALKTCLSSICTHVPITFIQKRNFDSMVVLVNFLDSFETLLYQDEADSERLKELFSKPESVSDSSVEEFRVLFQRRKCISALRKLQSSLEKLKLPSSMNKEAAVNFCFRMASLILCTASSSYKLHSVALGPLHMLVIDEAAQMKECETLMPVQLPSIKHIVLFGDECQLPAMVHSHVNHEAGFGRSMFERLILLGHPKQLLDIQYRMHPLISCFPNSKFYQNKVMDAPKVKGEDYTKCYLPGPMFGPYSFINISYGRELLDDRSRKNLVEVAVVLKLVQMLFNACAASKQMISIGVVSPYSAQIAEIQQRLGLKYENLTNLSVKVRSIDGFQGGEEDVVILSTVRSAGRGSVGFISSPQRTNVALTRARHCLWILGNERSLSKSGSMWEELIHDAKVRGCFFNADENKALENVILEVKKELNELEDFLIGDSILFKSSRWKVLFSEYFRKSFVKLKTSEMKNLVLLLLSKLSTGWRPRRRNTEVVCKSSSKILNKFKVRELYIVCSIDIVKESWYTQVLKIWDVLPLEEISMLVRRLDGIFGMYTVDYLNHCEVKYLEGDLVVPMTWPSSSTLLQYKNLSEVENEEDLNAVSSDGKSYLENTKVSESLLLMKFYSLSSGVVKNLLSYCNGKEIVLPFELTKQEEEIIHFNRSSFILGRSGTGKTTVLTIKLFQNEQLYHLASEGYHEVQSNLSTVTKDDMLRQIFVTVSPKLCYTVKQHVSHLQSFACGRKSNSKSSFVGMDEIDDVTLFDEIPDSFVDVPLHSYPLIITFFKFLMMLDGTVGNSFFDRFPYVRQLAHGKSSNTRSLAFQTFIRTKEVTFERFISSYWPHFNTMLTKKVDYSTVFTEIMSAIKGGLLAGEAYDGKLSRQDYISLSESRGSLIVREKREIIFDIFRAYEKKKAIDGEFDVADIVIDLHRRLRNERYEGDQMHFVYIDEVQDLSMRQIALFKYICQNFSEGFVFSGDTAQTIARGIDFRFEDIRCLFYVEFLRLQREESDGRQGKGQVSKKFNLTHNFRTHDGVLKLAQSVIDLLYHFFPQSIDILNPEHSLVYGEAPILLEPNSNDNAIFTLFQNSVKEGSNPVSFGAEQVVLVRDDSSRRKILDYIGKKALVLTIMECKGLEFEDVLLYDFFRSSPLDNQWGVIYEFMEGRDLLDSAHPHSFQRFNMEKHNVLCSELKQLYVAVTRTRQRLWICENYEGLSHPIVNYWKKMGLVNVGRLDESFVEEMQVASSQEEWKSKGIKCASCHCYAGWAALELQSMNLYLASVSHMILILKSGDDASRSTPTTPKKYFNIGNTTHTSLYASPSSETLFYEHSYEVATTCFEKAGDTYWERCAKAAGLRASADLLRDSNFKESRTALSQAAEIFQSIDKAELAALCYFELTEYERAGIIYLEKFGESKLENAGECFLLAKQYERAAEVYARANLYAECLYACRAGMFFDTGFLYIQQWRQHMATDVLKELEEVCQDFLKGAALHCHEHKDTRAMMKFVKSFHSEDSMRMFLRNLNYLDELLLLEKEWGNFLEAANIAKLKGYVLFEADMLDKARKFREASMIMLWYVFDNSVGSGKNKHGSLKQLGPRESKHGSLKQLTPEGLLGKVKSISLNHSNLFHEFVCREAEILSSGKTIDEVPMIGLRFIQCWKRDAPTDVDLKSRYEVENIEQHMLERCAHYYNEHKDKASMMNCVRDFHSAALMRAFLGNLNCLDELFTLEKEWGNFLEAADIAKMKGWVLLEAEMLEKARRPREASMLMLWYIFENTVLGSKCCPLQLTQNEKLLEEATKIAMKHSDRFYKFVSREAEILSNGTAVDEFCAIGLKFIQCWKQDAPRDVHRVTTRYDIRKVEQHLLERCARYSYEVEDKASMMKYVREFHSIDLRRMFLKALNCIDELLVLEVEDGKGDLIHQADLLEEAGHFEEASKVILSYVLASSLWVSRSKGWPMRQFGEKEELLARAMSCVQNQSDLLHEFVRAEVNILSNQESSLSELRQYLIASHRHKSLRGQILCVWKILDAHLNSDMARYEWTNELVSDKRKNAEDLISEDGISVETLIYFWNFWKKKILNLLENLGKIGQEDMSKSSSYWEFCLNYMGVRKLCGDQSDIYLLVNAEANWVKEIDGRSLERKGSMVGIGPMQLVCFAQSYWGSELLRVGVQVLETLRALQDYTVSSNFNIFHQTMLLSQTFEVADFLKEYKTHDSNAFVEEYITPTVQNFIHHLFPLDWRKSSTENMILLRGIELSKNVMTKAIFQNITNTKLTYGQMGRVLMLILGFGKLSNESYTEIVRCFGWNFKWMSLVKELSGDPALESAVGYEIRNTNAALSDISLFRKFYEALQDTYQADWKSELDYISPTCFLYIIERLLFIVSYSEGYFFTTKSIIVEWLISQEWTNNPTTNLFGESSLDLVDIHDFIVNLVHDLLLNKTDTLEWIKSTENISEDYFPLLVVRLVILLSVLCVNSRTNFDKLFGLLYRSDIGSQLPRAFRNAICRRDCCFVDALADALKMIETLL; this comes from the exons CCTGTGGAAATGGAGTTTAGGCTGGTTTCTTTGCTAAATTTTTCAGACTCTATGGTAGTGTTTG atgTAATCATGGAGTCATACAAAATGAACTACTCGGACGTCAAGGGAGACCACTTTGGGTCTTACATGAGGGGCACTGGGAGGGTCTACACTCCATTTATTGGCCTCTTAATCTTAATCTCATGTAAC GAACTTACAGTTTCG gtGGAAAGGATCCCAGAATCATTCCAGTCTGTACAGGAGTATCTGGAGTCATTTGTCTTTCCTTTATTGGAGGAAATACGAGCAGAGTTATGTTCAGCATTGGAGGCTGCATCCAGTTCTCCTTGTGCACAAGTCCTCTCTATGAAGGAAACACCAGATGCCGCATTATTCTATGATGTCAAAGTTGGTTCTTGGAGAAACAGACAGAGTCACCCTGGCAAGGAGCCTTACAGATCTCTTCCGGGTGATATGTTATTGTTTACAGAAGCTAAGCCTGAATCTGCTTCAGACTTGCAAAGGTCAGGAAGGGCATGGGCTTTAGCATCAATCACCAAGATATCTGGGGATGACAAAGCTGATGACATTACAGCTGCTAATTTCAAAGTTAAAGTACCCAATGGCCTGGGCATAAAAGATTGGACATGCAAATTCTCTAGTGTGATTTTCTTGATGAATATCACAAGTAACAAGAGGATATGGAATGCATTGCACATGTCTGGAAATATGGAAGTTATCCAGAAACTTTTGTGTTATAAGGCTATGGTAAGAAATCTGGAGAGCTTCATT GCTGAAGAACCTTGTAATCTTTGTCCCATGGAGAAGAATCAGATCTCCGAAGAAAATTTATGTTTGTCATCTGAGCTGAATGTCTCCCAGTACAAGGCAATTGTCAGTTCTATATGTAAAATACAATGTAACCACACTTCTGCTGTGGAACTTATCTGGGGGCCACCTGGGACAGGGAAAACTAGAACACTTAGTATGTTGTTGTGGACCCTCATGCAATTGAAATGTAGGACCCTCACCTGTGCCCCAACAAATACTGGAATTCAAGCAGTGGCCTCTCATACACTGAAAGTAATGAGAGAGTCAGTTGAAGAAGGTAGTGGAAGGGAAGCTTTGGTTTTCTCTGCGGCAGATATCCTCCTGTTTGGTAACAAAGAGAAATTAAAAGTTACTCCTGATGTTGAAGAAGTTTTTTTGGATTATCGTGCTGAAAAGCTTGCTGAGTGCTTTGGTCCAGTAACTGGTTGGAAGCCTTGCCTCACTTCACTGATAGAATTTCTTGAAAGTTGTGTTTCACAGTATGAAGTCTTATGCGATAACCAATCAGTCAATGGTAGACGAAGCAATGTAATTGATGATTGGATTGTGGAGAGTGTTTCATTTCTTCAGTTTCTGAGAGAGAAGTTTCGATCTTCCGCTTTGGCACTCAAAACATGTTTATCTTCTATCTGCACTCACGTGCCCATAACTTTTATTCAAAAACGTAATTTCGATAGCATGGTAGTACTTGTCAACTTCCTTGATTCATTTGAGACTTTGCTGTACCAGGATGAAGCAGATTCTGAAAGGCTCAAGGAGCTTTTTTCTAAACCTGAATCTGTCTCCGACTCTTCTGTAGAAGAATTTAGAGTCTTGTTTCAGAGAAGGAAATGCATTTCTGCTTTAAGAAAGCTACAGAGCTCACTTGAAAAACTTAAGCTTCCAAGTTCTATGAACAAAGAAGCAGCTGTGAACTTCTGTTTTCGAATGGCTTCCTTAATTTTGTGCACAGCATCAAGTTCATACAAACTGCATTCAGTTGCACTAGGGCCACTGCACATGCTGGTTATCGATGAAGCTGCACAGATGAAAGAGTGTGAAACACTAATGCCTGTACAACTCCCTAGCATAAAGCATATTGTCCTCTTTGGTGATGAATGCCAGTTACCAGCTATGGTCCATAGTCAT GTTAACCATGAGGCAGGATTTGGAAGAAGTATGTTTGAGAGGTTGATTCTTTTGGGTCATCCAAAGCAACTTTTGGATATCCAATACCGTATGCATCCGTTAATAAGTTGCTTCCCAAATAGtaaattttaccaaaataagGTCATGGATGCACCAAAAGTGAAGGGTGAAGATTATACAAAATGCTACCTTCCAGGTCCGATGTTTGGACCATATTCTTTCATAAACATATCTTATGGAAGAGAATTGCTTGATGACCGCAGTCGGAAAAACTTGGTTGAGGTTGCAGTTGTACTGAAACTAGTGCAGATGCTTTTCAATG CATGCGCTGCATCAAAGCAAATGATTAGCATTGGGGTAGTATCCCCCTACTCTGCTCAAATTGCAGAAATTCAACAGAGATTGGGTCTGAAGTATGAGAACCTGACTAATCTTTCAGTAAAGGTCCGCTCAATTGATGGGTTTCAAGGTGGGGAAGAAGATGTTGTAATACTTTCAACTGTAAGATCTGCTGGTAGAGGATCGGTGGGGTTCATCTCCAGTCCTCAAAGGACTAATGTTGCTTTGACTAGGGCTAG ACATTGCCTCTGGATTTTGGGGAATGAAAGATCACTGAGTAAGAGTGGATCAATGTGGGAAGAACTTATCCACGATGCCAAAGTTCGTGGGTGCTTTTTTAATGCTGATGAAAACAAGGCTTTGGAGAACGTCATATTAGAGGTAAAGAAAGAGCTCAATGAGCTGGAAGATTTCCTAATTGGGGATAGTATATTGTTCAAGAGCAGCAGGTGGAAG GTTCTCTTCAGTGAGTACTTCAGGAAATCATTTGTCAAGCTAAAGACATCCGAGATGAAGAATTTAGTTCTTCTTCTACTATCAAAGCTTTCTACTGGCTGGCGACCAAGAAGGAGAAATACAGAAGTGGTTTGCAAAAGCTCCTCAAAGATTTTGAATAAGTTCAAGGTCAGGGAATTGTACATAGTCTGCTCTATTGACATAGTTAAAGAATCATGGTACACCCAAGTCTTGAAGATCTGGGATGTATTGCCATTGGAGGAGATTTCAATGTTGGTAAGACGTCTGGACGGAATATTTGGGATGTACACAGTTGATTATCTCAATCATTGTGAGGTGAAATATTTGGAGGG GGATTTGGTAGTTCCAATGACTTGGCCATCCTCTTCTACATTGCTTCAGTATAAGAATCTTAGTGAAGTTGAAAATGAGGAAGATTTAAATGCCGTTTCTTCTGATGGCAAAAGCTACTTGGAGAACACAAAGGTCAGTGAAAGTTTGTTACTGATGAAATTCTACTCCTTGTCATCTGGTGTGGTAAAAAATCTGCTCTCTTACTGCAATGGTAAGGAAATAGTTCTTCCCTTTGAACTAACAAAACAAGAGGAAGAGATCATTCATTTCAACAGAAGCAGTTTTATACTTGGAAGGTCAGGCACCGGGAAGACTACGGTTTTGACCATAAAATTGTTTCAGAATGAGCAACTGTATCACTTAGCATCTGAAGGATATCATGAAGTTCAGAGCAATCTCTCTACTGTTACTAAGGATGATATGTTGCGCCAGATTTTTGTTACAGTTAGTCCAAAACTGTGCTATACAGTTAAACAACATGTTTCTCATTTGCAAAG CTTTGCATGTGGGAGGAAGTCCAATTCAAAAAGCAGTTTCGTTGGTATGGATGAGATTGATGACGTAACACTGTTTGATGAGATTCCAGATTCTTTTGTGGATGTTCCACTCCATTCATACCCACTTATCATAACATTTTTCAAGTTCTTGATGATGCTTGATGGAACAGTTGGCAATTCGTTCTTTGACAGATTCCCTTATGTAAGACAACTAGCTCATGGGAAGTCTAGCAATACAAGATCACTTGCCTTTCAAACTTTTATCAGGACAAAGGAGGTAACCTTTGAGAGGTTTATCTCATCTTACTGGCCTCATTTTAATACCATGCTCACTAAAAAAGTGGATTATTCTACTGTTTTCACGGAGATAATGTCTGCTATAAAAGGTGGTTTACTAGCTGGGGAGGCATATGATGGGAAACTCAGTAGGCAGGACTATATTTCTCTATCAGAAAGTCGGGGGTCCCTTATTGTCAGGGAGAAAAGAGAGATAATCTTTGACATTTTCAGAGCATATGAGAAGAAAAAGGCAATTGATGGTGAATTCGATGTGGCTGACATAGTCATAGATCTTCATCGTCGGCTAAGAAATGAAAGATATGAAGGTGATCAGATGCATTTTGTATATATCGATGAGGTGCAGGATCTTTCAATGAGACAAATTGCTCTTTTCAAATATATCTGCCAAAATTTTTCAGAGGGCTTTGTTTTTTCGGGTGATACCGCTCAAACTATAGCAAGGGGTATTGACTTCAGGTTTGAGGATATACGATGTCTATTTTATGTGGAGTTTTTGAGACTGCAAAGGGAAGAGAGCGACGGAAGACAAGGGAAAGGTCAAGTCTCAAAAAAGTTTAATTTGACTCATAACTTTAGAACCCATGATGGAGTTCTTAAGTTAGCGCAGAGTGTGATTGACCTTCTCTATCATTTCTTTCCTCAATCAATTGATATTTTAAACCCTGAACATAGTCTTGTATATGGTGAAGCCCCCATATTGCTTGAGCCCAATAGTAATGATAATGCAATTTTCACTTTATTCCAAAACAGTGTAAAGGAAGGAAGTAATCCTGTCAGCTTTGGGGCAGAGCAAGTTGTTTTAGTTCGAGATGATTCTTCAAGGAGGAAAATTTTGGATTACATTGGGAAGAAAGCTCTTGTTTTGACAATCATGGAGTGCAAGGGCCTAGAATTTGAG GATGTCCTACTGTACGACTTCTTTCGCTCATCACCTTTGGATAATCAATGGGGAGTGATATATGAGTTTATGGAAGGAAGAGATTTGCTGGATTCTGCGCATCCCCATTCCTTTCAGAGGTTCAATATGGAAAAGCACAATGTCTTGTGCTCTGAACTGAAGCAATTATATGTGGCTGTCACTCGTACCCGGCAGAGGCTTTGGATTTGTGAGAATTACGAAGGGCTATCACATCCAATAGTCAACTATTGGAAGAAAATGGGCCTTGTTAACGTTGGACGACTTGATGAatcatttgtggaggaaatGCAAGTTGCTAGCAGCCAAGAGGAGTGGAAGTCCAAGGGCATCAAG TGTGCCTCTTGCCATTGTTATGCTGGTTGGGCTGCATTAGAACTCCAAAGCATGAATTTATACTTGGCTTCTGTAAGTCATATGATACTGATACTGAAATCTGGTGATGATGCTTCCAGAAGTACGCCCACAACTCCGAAGAAGTACTTTAATATTGGAAACACCACCCACACCTCTTTATATGCCTCTCCTTCTTCTGAGACA CTCTTTTACGAGCATAGCTATGAGGTGGCAACCACGTGCTTCGAAAAAGCAGGAGACACATATTGGGAAAGATGTGCCAAAGCTGCGGGACTTCGTGCTTCTGCTGATCTTCTCCGTGATTCAAACTTTAAAGAGTCTCGCACTGCCCTGAGTCAAGCAGCTGAAATATTTCAGTCCATTGACAAGGCCGAATTGGCTGCCCTATGTTATTTCGAGTTAACTGAATATGAAAGAGCAG GCATAATTTACTTGGAAAAATTTGGGGAATCTAAGTTGGAAAATGCTGGAGAATGTTTCTTACTGGCCAAACAGTATGAACGTGCAGCTGAAGTGTATGCTCGGGCAAATTTGTATGCAGAATGTTTGTATGCCTGCAGGGCTGGGATGTTCTTTGACACAGGTTTTCTCTACATCCAACAGTGGAGACAACACATGGCCACAGACGTCCTAAAAGAGCTAGAAGAAGTTTGTCAAGATTTTTTGAAGGGAGCTGCCCTACATTGCCATGAACACAAAGATACAAGAGCAATGATGAAATTTGTTAAATCTTTTCACTCTGAGGATTCAATGCGCATGTTCTTGAGGAATTTGAATTATCTTGATGAGCTTCTATTGCTTGAAAAGGAATGGGGAAATTTCCTGGAAGCAGCTAACATAGCGAAGCTGAAAGGTTATGTTCTCTTTGAAGCTGATATGCTTGACAAGGCTAGGAAATTCAGGGAAGCATCTATGATCATGCTTTGGTATGTGTTCGACAATTCTGTGGGTTCAGGAAAAAACAAGCATGGTTCTCTCAAGCAGTTAGGTCCACGGGAAAGCAAGCATGGTTCTCTCAAGCAGTTGACTCCCGAAGGTCTTTTAGGAAAAGTCAAGTCAATTTCTCTGAATCACTCAAATCTTTTCCATGAGTTTGTGTGCAGGGAGGCTGAGATTTTATCTAGTGGAAAGACCATCGACGAAGTCCCCATGATTGGCTTAAGGTTTATCCAGTGCTGGAAACGAGATGCGCCAACAGATGTGGATCTTAAAAGTAGGTATGAAGTCGAGAACATTGAGCAGCATATGTTAGAAAGATGTGCACATTACTATAATGAGCATAAAGATAAAGCATCCATGATGAATTGTGTTAGGGACTTTCATTCGGCTGCTTTGATGCGTGCATTCTTGGGAAATTTGAATTGCCTTGATGAACTTTTCACGCTTGAAAAGGAATGGGGAAACTTCCTTGAAGCCGCAGACATAGCCAAGATGAAAGGATGGGTTCTCCTAGAAGCTGAGATGCTTGAGAAAGCTAGGCGACCCAGAGAAGCATCTATGCTCATGCTTTGGTATATTTTTGAGAATACTGTACTGGGAAGCAAGTGTTGCCCATTGCAGCTTACACAGAATGAAAAGCTTTTAGAAGAAGCCACAAAAATTGCAATGAAACACTCTGATCGATTCTACAAGTTTGTTTCTAGGGAAGCTGAGATTTTATCAAATGGAACAGCTGTCGATGAATTTTGTGCAATTGGTTTGAAGTTCATCCAGTGCTGGAAACAAGATGCACCCAGAGACGTACATAGAGTCACAACACGTTATGATATACGGAAAGTTGAGCAGCATTTATTAGAAAGATGTGCACGTTATTCCTATGAGGTTGAAGATAAGGCATCCATGATGAAATATGTGAGAGAATTTCATTCGATTGACTTGAGGCGCATGTTCTTGAAAGCCTTGAATTGCATAGATGAGCTTCTGGTGTTGGAAGTTGAAGATGGTAAAGGAGATCTTATACATCAGGCAGATTTGCTCGAGGAAGCTGGACATTTCGAAGAAGCATCTAAGGTCATTCTTTCATATGTTTTGGCCTCCTCTCTTTGGGTATCAAGAAGCAAAGGTTGGCCCATGAGGCAGTTTGGGGAAAAGGAAGAACTTCTTGCTAGAGCAATGTCATGTGTGCAGAATCAATCTGATTTGCTGCATGAATTTGTCCGTGCAGAAGTGAATATTTTGTCCAACCAGGAGAGTAGCTTGTCTGAGCTGAGACAGTATTTGATTGCTTCCCACAGACATAAAAGTCTTCGAGGTCAAATTCTCtgtgtttggaaaattttggaTGCTCATCTCAATTCAGATATGGCAAGGTATGAGTGGACTAATGAATTAGTTAGCGATAAGAGGAAGAATGCAGAAGACTTGATTTCCGAAGATGGGATTTCTGTTGAAACATTGATTTACTTTTGGAActtttggaagaagaagatCTTGAACTTACTTGAGAATCTTGGGAAAATTGGACAAGAAGATATGAGTAAGAGTTCAAGCTATTGGGAGTTTTGCTTGAACTATATGGGTGTAAGGAAGCTCTGTGGTGATCAAAGTGATATTTACCTATTGGTGAACGCTGAAGCCAACTGGGTTAAAGAAATTGACGGTAGATCTCTTGAGCGGAAAGGTAGTATGGTTGGTATTGGCCCTATGCAGCTTGTCTGTTTCGCTCAGAGTTACTGGGGTTCAGAGTTATTGCGTGTTGGTGTGCAAGTCTTGGAAACTCTCAGGGCCCTGCAAGATTACACAGTCAGCAGCAACTTCAACATTTTTCACCAAACCATGTTGCTTTCTCAGACCTTTGAAGTTGCAGATTTTCTGAAAGAGTACAAGACTCACGACAGTAATGCATTTGTGGAGGAGTACATTACACCAACAGTGCAAAACTTCATTCACCATTTGTTTCCTCTGGACTGGAGAAAGTCATCGACAGAGAATATGATCCTTCTGAGGGGAATCGAACTTTCAAAAAATGTGATGACTAAAGCTATTTTTCAAAACATCACGAATACTAAGCTGACATATGGGCAAATGGGTAGGGTTCTGATGTTGATACTTGGGTTCGGTAAGCTCTCTAACGAATCATATACggagattgtgagatgttttgGCTGGAATTTTAAGTGGATGTCATTGGTCAAGGAACTGAGTGGGGATCCTGCATTAGAAAGTGCAGTGGGTTATGAAATCAGAAACACTAATGCAGCTTTAAGTGATATATCTCTGTTTCGCAAGTTCTACGAAGCTCTTCAAGATACTTATCAGGCCGACTGGAAATCAGAACTGGATTATATATCTCCTACGTGTTTCTTGTATATTATTGAGCGCCTTTTGTTCATAGTATCCTACTCCGAAGGATATTTCTTCACTACAAAATCAATCATTGTTGAATGGCTTATTTCCCAGGAATGGACAAACAATCCAACTACGAATTTATTTGGCGAGTCATCTCTGGATTTGGTAGATATCCACGACTTCATTGTGAACCTTGTTCATGATCTACTTCTCAATAAGACTGATACACTAGAGTGGATCAAATCCACAGAGAACATTTCAGAGGATTACTTTCCCCTCCTCGTTGTGCGATTGGTTATTCTTTTATCTGTTCTTTGTGTGAACTCAAGAACgaattttgacaaactttttgGGCTGCTCTATAGGAGTGACATTGGTTCTCAACTGCCACGGGCCTTTCGCAATGCCATCTGCAGGAGGGATTGTTGCTTCGTTGATGCGCTTGCTGATGCTCTTAAAATGATTGAGACCCTCTTGTAG